The window TCACCACATCTGGCTCATATCCGAGCAAATTTTGCGCATACTCCTGCAAACGCGAGCGAGACCGTAATTTCTCCGGATAAGAAATCTGCACAGCGGGAATACCATTGTACACCAGATCTATTGCTTGCGCTTCAAACCCCATAAACCGAAGCTCGTCGAGCACTGGGTCGCCCACGGCGAAAATACCATCGCAATATGACGCCATTTGGACCAGCGCGTGTCGATAATAATCGGACTGATCTCCAAATACATCCTCAACCACTTCACCCTGTGTAAGTGCTCGCGCCATCGCGTTGTAAAACATCACATCGTGCCCCGGGTTGTTCTCTGTGATCCCGCGCATCGTTGAAACCTCATGTGCGTAAAAAATCGCCCGAAAGCGTGGATCGTTTTCCACAATAGTTTTGAGCGCAAGGGGCATGCCCATATACTCATGGGCCAGCACAATATGCGGGCCGGGATCCTTTCCGATAAACGCGACAACGGCATCGTAAACCGCTTCTGCACTATCGATATAAAGCGCGTAATCCGCAATCGTATCGTATCGGTCAGACGTAAGGCCAAAATGTCGGTAGAGATTGTACTTAAAATTGCGGGAATGCCGCGGGTTGATATCTTCGGTATCAACGAGCAACACATCGGCTTCATATCCACCAGTGAATCGGCGTATCCCGTAAACAATATTGACATTGTACCGCTCTGCTACGCGATTGAGCGCGTCACCACAATCCGCATTTTGCACGCCGGAAATGGTTGAAAAAAGCACCGCACCACTTTGCGCCAGAAGATCTTCATCCTCTGGACGCGAAAGCGGACCAACGAGAAAAGATCGCCGCACGGCTTTCTGATACACAGAAGAGGTCATCAAGCCATCGAGAACAGTCCCGATACCACCGGCCTTGCGCACCGCTTCGTGCGTCGCGTGAATCACCGTATAGTTCATACTCAATGCACCGTATCGATCAAAATATCCACTTCCACGGCCCCGGGCGCAACGGGGTTTTGCGGATAAATTCCCTCCATATCCCCTATATTTGAGCCTCCCACACGTCCGTCTGCATCAATTTTTGCAGAAACGTACAACGCATCGATCTCAGACCAGTCTATCTCAATCATCGCATCCCCTCGCGTCAGCGTGTACGAATGGGGAAAACCGGAAATATCGAGCCGCTTCACAGCCAGCGGTGGCCCGCCAACAGGGGCAGGGCGCGCAATAACAAATAGCACGGCATTGCTCCCAATGCGCTCGTCCAGCCCATCAGCTAACCGAATCGTCCCCGAAACCACAGCGTCTGATGTTTGTGTTCCTCCTTTATCTGCTGCTGGAGCCTGAGCAGGTGGAGGCTTTGGCGGCGGATGCGCCCCTTCTTCATAGTGTTGACTACAAGACACTAACCACATAAGAACGCATAAGAGAATAGATTTACGCATCGATATCTTCCTCAAACATCGTCAAAATCCTGGGTTCTCCACGCGTAATCGCCACCACATGCTCAAAATGCGCCGAAGGCAACCCATCGGCAGCAGACGCTGTCCATCCGTCATCTGCCATCACAACCTCATGCGTTCCCAAATTGACCATTGGTTCAATGGCGAGTACCATCCCCTTTCGCAAACGCGGGTTGCGCTCTGGGGGTGCATAATTGGGCACGGCGGGTTCTTCGTGCAAGCTCCGTCCAATGCCATGTCCCACAAATTGCCGCACAACAGAAAAACCAAATTGCTCGACCCAGTTTTGTACCGCCCCGCAAATATCGCTCAGGCGTCTTCCAGCAACCGCTTGCTCAATCCCCTTAAACAGGGATTCTCGCGTCACCTTGAGCAATTCTTTCTCCCGATCCGAAATATTGCCGACAACGCGCGTAATCGCCTGATCACCGTAGTAGCCCCGCAATTTTACACCGATATCAATGCTGACAATATCGCCATCTATCAACTTCCGAGATCCGGGAATCCCGTGTACAACCTGTTCGTTAATGGAAATACAACTCGCTGCGGGATAACCCTTATAGCCCTTAAATGCGGGTTCTGCGCCGTGCGACCGAATCACATCTTCGGCTACGCTATCCAGTTCTCTCGTCGTCGTTCCCACTTTGACAAGCGGTTTGAGTGTGCGATGCACCAGCCCCACAATGCGGTTTGCCTCAACCATCAAATCCAGTTCTCGATCTGTTCGCAATACAATCACAGCATTACTCCCTTAACGCGATTCGCCAAAATGGAAAACAAAAATGAGAAAATCGCGAAAATCAACGGGGCCATCTCCATTGAAATCCAATTTTGGATCGTACTTACTATCCGTATGCAAAAGTTTAAAGCCATCTGCAAAACGCAGAAAATCGGAAAACGCAACGCGCCCATCGCCATCCACATCGCACACGAGATCCGTCGCAGTACTCCCCCCAGTTGACAGCGTGTAGTTCACGCGCCGCCTATCACCTGAAAGCGATGTCTCCATCACAATAAATACCACCTCGTCAAAACGATTGGCTCTGGGAATCACCACCGTTGTCCCGCGCGGATACAGCAACTCGACGCCTGATGGAGCAATCAGCATAACCAGCAACTTCCACTGCCCTCTGTCGTCCAGTGAAAATGTTCCTCGAAGCCCGCCAAAGATATTTGAAGTATCTATGCGCAAATATGTCATCCCCAAATGATCAACCGTTTCAAAGCCCTCAAAAGAGCCACCTGCGTTGAGGACAATATTGGCATGCTTAATCGAGGGCAAATCGCGCGCTTCAATATAATATCCGGGACGAGCACGCAAATCAGTCAAATAATTCCACGCGGCAAATCGCGGCATCATCTGCGCAAATCCGCCCAATGGCATCCCATCATCAATGAGCGATAAACTATATCTACTCGGATCGCGTCTTTTGAGCAACTCCCAAACGCTTTTAATCTCATCTGCACCGTAAATCTGCTCAATGTGGTGAGCAAAAATCGACGCGCCGAAAGGATGAAGACTACCAGAAAACTTGTCCAATGAGGCTTCGGGATCGTCGTAAATACAAGAAAAGTTGCGGGGGCAACTCATGTACTGATAAAAATCATTCACATCGGGATAGGCCACATCCTCCATCCAGGTCGCCGTGAGTTCCTGCCACCACGCAGCGGCAAAATCGGCATAATACCCAAATTGAATCGCGTGAAAAAACTCGTGGGCAGCCGTTACGCGCAACCCGTTGAATCCGCGTGAATTTACAGGATAAATACGATCCGTAAAATTATTGTCAATCTCCATATAACTCGGCGTCGTCAATTCCGTATATGCAATTGGATATGTAAAACCATAAGCCTGCTGAAGAGCGAGATTTTTAATATAAATGTCGTAAACACCATCGCCATCAGACAGAGGAGGATTGTAGCCCAACTGATTGATCTGCAGGTCCCAAACCGCCTCAAAAACCCGCGCGGCTTCATCGACATAATCCGGTACGCCATTGGCATCTGTATCTGTTGGAGAAACGGCGTGCGTCCCCACAGTATTGTAGTGAATCTTGAAATGCCCACCTGAAGACAGAATTGAATGACTCAGAATAGGACGCTGTTGGAGAAACGCAAATGCCTCCTTCGCTGCGGGAGGCAAACGATCCCAATTCGCGGTCAAACCCCTTATTGCCGATGTCCCACAAATAGCTCTATCCAGCCGAAACTCACTATCAGTGGGCAGAACCTCTGGAAAAAAATGGGCACATGCGCGGCAATAAATATCGTGCAATTCCGTCCCGGGCGCAAAAATGGGCGGAACTTGTGCATGTGCAGATCCGCCCGCTATTAAAAAAATTGCCAACAAAGAAACAACCCTACCCATATCAGCCATCTTCCCCCAATGATGAAACATAAATATGTGCAGCCACTTCAAGCCCGAGCGAATACGTAGCCTCGCCATTGACTACGATTTCCAGCGGGCCGTTAAAAGGCGCGCGTCCCACGACCTCAATCTCGACATTCGGTTTAATACCCATCGTCGCCATATAGCGCAACATCTCCGCACTTTGATCACTCACCTGTCTGACGCGCACATTTTCTCCTGCGGGAATATCTGCCAAGCACAGATAGTGGTCGTATTCTATTGAACCATCTTTGCGCGGAATCGGCGCACCGTGAGGATCGACTGTCGGATACCCCAGCATCCGATCAATTTTATCTTCAAATTCTTCGGAAATCACATGCTCCAATCGATCCGCCTCTTCATCGACCTTGTCCAGATCAAATCCCAGTACCTCTGACAAATATAGCTCGAGCAAACGGTGATGGCGAAGGACCTCAAGAGCAATGCGTTTTCCCGTCGGTGTAAGTACAACGCCCTGATAGGGCGTGTGTTCCACCAGTTTCATCGCAGCGAGTTTCTTGAGCATATTGGTGACCGAAGCGGGAGCAACATCCCTGTGCTCTGCAATGAGAGAAGTCGTCACAGAAGCGACGGGATTCTGCCCGTGTGTCAACTTATAGATCGTTTTCAAATAATCCTGTGACGATTGACTGATCATTGTCCGTCCCCTAAATAACTATCACAAAAAGTAAGATAAACCTCACATACAAGCAAGTATATCCTATCCTTCGGGAATGCGCTTGCCCTGCGGATCGGTTGCTATATTGGGCAAAGCCGCTCGAATTTCTTCCCGCAAATGGTCATCCGTAAAATGCTCCAGTGCATCGGCAGGGGCGTGTACATGATCCGGTGGAAGCCCCAACTGGTTTAGATAGGACTCCCAAAGCCTGTGATTGCGGAGCAATCTGGTCGCGTGTATAACACCCTGTTCTCCCAGAGAAAAATGCCCATTTTCTCGCTTGATCAACCCCTGCCAGATCAACGATCGAATCGCAATACCAGACACCCAACGCGCAGCCGTATCAATCAGATCACCCCAACTGAGCGCAGAGACGCGTTGCGACTCCCGTTCGCGGAGCAACTTTAACAAGACGTGATCTCGCGCAACTCTCAGAGAGAGCCGCACCTGTCGCACAAATCGCCCCAACAACCCATAGTGGGGAGCAAAAATTAGAGAAAGCGCAAACAGCACACCCATAACCACAACCATAGCTCCGGCAATAGAGCTATTCCATATCCCTGCGAGAAAATATCCGGCTATTGCGGAAATAACGCCCATAAGCGC is drawn from Gemmatimonadota bacterium and contains these coding sequences:
- the map gene encoding type I methionyl aminopeptidase is translated as MIVLRTDRELDLMVEANRIVGLVHRTLKPLVKVGTTTRELDSVAEDVIRSHGAEPAFKGYKGYPAASCISINEQVVHGIPGSRKLIDGDIVSIDIGVKLRGYYGDQAITRVVGNISDREKELLKVTRESLFKGIEQAVAGRRLSDICGAVQNWVEQFGFSVVRQFVGHGIGRSLHEEPAVPNYAPPERNPRLRKGMVLAIEPMVNLGTHEVVMADDGWTASAADGLPSAHFEHVVAITRGEPRILTMFEEDIDA
- a CDS encoding metal-dependent transcriptional regulator — its product is MISQSSQDYLKTIYKLTHGQNPVASVTTSLIAEHRDVAPASVTNMLKKLAAMKLVEHTPYQGVVLTPTGKRIALEVLRHHRLLELYLSEVLGFDLDKVDEEADRLEHVISEEFEDKIDRMLGYPTVDPHGAPIPRKDGSIEYDHYLCLADIPAGENVRVRQVSDQSAEMLRYMATMGIKPNVEIEVVGRAPFNGPLEIVVNGEATYSLGLEVAAHIYVSSLGEDG